A stretch of Buteo buteo chromosome 9, bButBut1.hap1.1, whole genome shotgun sequence DNA encodes these proteins:
- the ATXN7L3 gene encoding ataxin-7-like protein 3 isoform X2, translating to MKMEDMSLSGLDNSKLEAIAHEIYTDLVEDACLGLCFEVHRAVKCGYFFLDDTDPDSMKDFEIVDQPGVDIFGQVYNQWKNKECVCPNCSRSIAASRFAPHLEKCLGMGRNSSRIANRRIASSNNMNKSESDQEDNDDINDNDWSYGSEKKAKKRKSDKNPNSPRRSKSLKHKNGEIGGNPDPFKYSNSAGINYETLGPEELRTLLTTQCGVISEHTKKMCTRSLRCPQHTDEQRRSVRVYLLGPSASLPEAEGSVENDSFEVAESQAIMSRLQWDGSSDISPSDSASSKASTNNSESRKTKKKKPHLGLVSGAPGLGSSKKKKPKPPAPHTPSIYDDIN from the exons atgaaaatggagGATATGTCTTTGTCTGGCCTGGATAACAGCAAACTGGAG GCCATCGCGCACGAGATCTACACGGACCTGGTGGAAGATGCCTGCCTGGGCCTCTGCTTCGAAGTCCACCGGGCGGTCAAGTGCGGCTACTTCTTCCTGGACGACACGGACCCCGACAGCATGAAGGACTTCG AGATCGTGGACCAGCCCGGCGTGGACATCTTCGGACAGGTCTACAACCAGTGGAAGAACAAGGAATGCGTGTGCCCCAACTGCAGCCGCAGCATCGCCGCCTCCCGCTTCGCCCCCCACCTGGAGAAGTGCCTGGGCATGGGCCGCAACAGCAGCCGCATCGCCAACCGGAG GATCGCAAGCAGCAACAACATGAACAAGTCGGAAAGCGACCAGGAGGACAACGACGACATCAACGACAACGACTGGTCCTACGGCTCCGAGAAGAAAG CAAAGAAGAGGAAATCGGATAAG AACCCCAACTCGCCCCGCAGGTCCAAGTCCCTGAAACACAAAAATG gCGAGATCGGCGGGAACCCCGATCCCTTCAAG tACAGCAACTCGGCGGGAATCAACTATGAGACACTGGGTCCCGAGGAGCTGCGGACGCTGCTCACCACG caaTGCGGGGTCATCTCTGAGCACACCAAGAAGATGTGTACCAG ATCCCTGCGGTGTCCCCAGCACACAGATGAGCAACGGAGATCGGTCCGGGTTTACCTCCTTGGTCCCTCTGC GTCCCTGCCCGAGGCGGAGGGCAGCGTGGAGAACGACAGCTTCGAGGTGGCGGAGAGCCAGGCCATCATGAGCCGGCTGCAGTGGGACGGCTCCTCCGACATCTCGCCCTCCGACTCAGCCTCCTCGAAAGCCA gtaCAAACAACTCCGAGTCCCGCAAGACCAAGAAGAAGAAGCCCCACTTGGGGCTGGTGAGTGGCGCCCCGGGGCTCGGCTCCAGCAAGAAGAAGAAGCCCAAACCCCCTGCGCCCCACACCCCCAGCATCTACGACGACATCAACTGA
- the ATXN7L3 gene encoding ataxin-7-like protein 3 isoform X1, producing the protein MKMEDMSLSGLDNSKLEAIAHEIYTDLVEDACLGLCFEVHRAVKCGYFFLDDTDPDSMKDFEIVDQPGVDIFGQVYNQWKNKECVCPNCSRSIAASRFAPHLEKCLGMGRNSSRIANRRIASSNNMNKSESDQEDNDDINDNDWSYGSEKKAKKRKSDKVRGPGGCWGAAGGGDRGGGCVEDTGGAPCTPQHPPLSLQNPNSPRRSKSLKHKNGEIGGNPDPFKYSNSAGINYETLGPEELRTLLTTQCGVISEHTKKMCTRSLRCPQHTDEQRRSVRVYLLGPSASLPEAEGSVENDSFEVAESQAIMSRLQWDGSSDISPSDSASSKASTNNSESRKTKKKKPHLGLVSGAPGLGSSKKKKPKPPAPHTPSIYDDIN; encoded by the exons atgaaaatggagGATATGTCTTTGTCTGGCCTGGATAACAGCAAACTGGAG GCCATCGCGCACGAGATCTACACGGACCTGGTGGAAGATGCCTGCCTGGGCCTCTGCTTCGAAGTCCACCGGGCGGTCAAGTGCGGCTACTTCTTCCTGGACGACACGGACCCCGACAGCATGAAGGACTTCG AGATCGTGGACCAGCCCGGCGTGGACATCTTCGGACAGGTCTACAACCAGTGGAAGAACAAGGAATGCGTGTGCCCCAACTGCAGCCGCAGCATCGCCGCCTCCCGCTTCGCCCCCCACCTGGAGAAGTGCCTGGGCATGGGCCGCAACAGCAGCCGCATCGCCAACCGGAG GATCGCAAGCAGCAACAACATGAACAAGTCGGAAAGCGACCAGGAGGACAACGACGACATCAACGACAACGACTGGTCCTACGGCTCCGAGAAGAAAG CAAAGAAGAGGAAATCGGATAAGGtgagggggccgggggggtgttggggtgctgctgggggaggggaccggggtggggggtgtgtggaGGACACGGGGGGGGCACCTTGcaccccccaacaccccccgCTCTCGTTGCAGAACCCCAACTCGCCCCGCAGGTCCAAGTCCCTGAAACACAAAAATG gCGAGATCGGCGGGAACCCCGATCCCTTCAAG tACAGCAACTCGGCGGGAATCAACTATGAGACACTGGGTCCCGAGGAGCTGCGGACGCTGCTCACCACG caaTGCGGGGTCATCTCTGAGCACACCAAGAAGATGTGTACCAG ATCCCTGCGGTGTCCCCAGCACACAGATGAGCAACGGAGATCGGTCCGGGTTTACCTCCTTGGTCCCTCTGC GTCCCTGCCCGAGGCGGAGGGCAGCGTGGAGAACGACAGCTTCGAGGTGGCGGAGAGCCAGGCCATCATGAGCCGGCTGCAGTGGGACGGCTCCTCCGACATCTCGCCCTCCGACTCAGCCTCCTCGAAAGCCA gtaCAAACAACTCCGAGTCCCGCAAGACCAAGAAGAAGAAGCCCCACTTGGGGCTGGTGAGTGGCGCCCCGGGGCTCGGCTCCAGCAAGAAGAAGAAGCCCAAACCCCCTGCGCCCCACACCCCCAGCATCTACGACGACATCAACTGA